A section of the Ciona intestinalis chromosome 4, KH, whole genome shotgun sequence genome encodes:
- the LOC104265662 gene encoding lactase-phlorizin hydrolase-like — translation MSENTELTKGHFRKGFMWGAATASYQIEGAWNEDGKGQSIWDTFVHTGHIEDGTNGDITCDSYHKYQEDINMLKNLKATHYRFSLSWSRLLPTADSSTPNPAGVDFYNKFIDALLASNIKPCVTIYHWDLPQCLQDIGGWQSDDIVEKFREYSDFCFSQFGDRVKLWITINEPHVQCGFGYGNGIHAPGIKDPLNACYQVSRTMLLAHAHAYRVYDTKYRKTQNGQISITLNSDWCEPKDPTNPEHVKAAQFYIDVTLGWFANPVYGDGDFPASMKKCILENSTAQGLEKSRLPTLTEEEKKLIKGTYDFFGLNHYTTRLAEPVSEATQDYLMHPDLAVYVHPDSSWERAGSEWLYIVPNGLRKLLNYISKTYGDPSIIITENGCSTKNPVNDPGDTKQLVDEQRCCYITSYLNEALKAHLLDGVDLRGYFLWTLMDNFEWAAGHTERFGLHHVDFSDGNQTRTPRKSAAIYTKIIEENGFSAS, via the exons atgtCAGAAAATACCGAACTTACTAAAGGACATTTTAGGAAGGGTTTTATGTGGGGTGCTGCAACTGCTTCTTATCAAATTGAAG GAGCATGGAATGAGGATGGTAAAGGCCAAAGTATTTGGGATACATTTGTACATACAGGTCACATTGAAGATGGTACAAATGGTGACATTACATGTGACAGCTATCATAAATACCAAGAAGATATCAATATGTTGAAA AACTTAAAAGCAACACACTACAGATTTTCACTTTCCTGGTCGAGGCTTTTGCCAACTGCTGATAGTTCTACACCAAATCCAGCAGGAGTTGATTTTTATAACAAGTTTATAGATGCCCTGCTTGCAAGTAACATTAAACCTTGTGTCACCATATACCATTGGGACCTTCCACAATG TCTTCAAGATATTGGTGGCTGGCAAAGTGATGACATAGTGGAAAAATTCAGGGAGTATTCAGACTTTTGCTTTTCTCAATTTGGAGATCGTGTAAAGCTTTGGATCACAATTAATGAGCCCCATGTTCAGTGTGGGTTTGGTTATGGCAATGGTATACATGCACCAGGCATTAAGG ATCCATTAAATGCTTGCTATCAAGTATCACGAACAATGCTACTGGCTCACGCACATGCTTACCGTGTATACGACACTAAATACCGGAAGACACAAAATGGTCAAATCTCAATCACGTTGAACAGTGACTGGTGTGAACCAAAAGATCCAACCAACCCAGAGCATGTCAAGGCTGCCCAGTTTTACATTGAT GTGACTCTTGGTTGGTTTGCCAATCCAGTGTATGGTGATGGAGACTTTCCAGCTTCTATGAAAAAATGTATTCTTGAAAACTCTACAGCACAAGGTCTTGAAAAATCAAGGTTGCCCACGCTTACAGAAGAGGAAAAGAAGCTTATCAAAG GTACATACGATTTTTTCGGTTTAAATCACTATACAACTAGACTTGCGGAACCTGTAAGTGAAGCAACACAAGACTATCTGATGCATCCGGACTTGGCTGTTTATGTTCACCCTGACTCTTCATGGGAAAGAGCAGGtt CTGAATGGCTTTACATTGTTCCAAATGGCTTAAGAAAGTTGCTGAACTACATTTCAAAGACCTATGGAGATCCAAGTATTATTATAACGGAAAATGGTTGCTCTACCAAAAACCCTGTTAATGATCCAGGTGACACCAAGCAGCTGGTTGATGAACAGAGATGTTGTTACATAACTTCATACCTCAATGAGGCACTCAAAG CTCATTTATTGGATGGTGTTGATTTGAGAGGTTATTTTCTTTGGACACTGATGGATAACTTTGAGTGGGCAGCAGGTCATACTGAGAGATTCGGACTTCACCATGTTGATTTTAGTGATGGAAATCAAACCAGGACACCAAGAAAATCTGCTGCCATTTACACCAAGATTATTGAAGAGAATGGATTCAGTGCCTCTTAa
- the zf(mynd)-8 gene encoding zinc finger protein (MYND)-8: MSSCAVCNTLNKVMKRCTRCRNAFYCSRSCQIKHWPEHKNLCQVFSSDSCNNVEKSSNNDKLQLKTESLLTTCVETCGRTISVHCNHAKHKLFIPSTLQAKKIIELISKTVHILPSKIKLIAKGIVVTEQTVEDVLFVKKIKVIMAVGEVSENEDGLHAGDIEMIMEQLSVSRNVAVKGLRFSNGNLVDAILHIGNNL, from the exons ATGTCGAGCTGTGCCGTTTGTAACACTCTGAATAAAGTTATGAAACGATGCACTCGTTGCAGGAACGCATTTTACTG TTCAAGATCTTGCCAGATAAAACATTGGCCGGAACATAAGAATTTGTGTCAAGTATTTTCCTCTGATTCGTGTAATAATGTGGAAAAAAGTTCAAACAATGACAAACTTCAATTAAAAACTGAAAGCTTGTTAACTACTTGTGTTGAAACTTGTGGCAGAACTATATCTGTCCACTGTAATCAtgcaaaacataaacttttcaTTCCTTCTACTTTGCAAGCCAagaaaattattgaattaatatCCAAGACAGTCCATATACTTCCCTCTAAGATCAAGCTAATAGCAAAGGGTATTGTTGTAACAGAGCAAACTGTAGAAGATGTCTTGTTTGTTAAGAAAATCAAAGTAATTATG GCTGTTGGTGAAGTTTCTGAGAATGAGGATGGTTTGCATGCAGGAGACATTGAGATGATCATGGAGCAACTTTCTGTGTCGAGGAATGTGGCGGTTAAAGGACTTCGTTTTAGTAATGGAAATCTTGTTGATGCTATTTTACACATTGGAAACAATCTTTAA
- the LOC100176830 gene encoding protein unc-93 homolog A-like — MIRNITFAASNFNMECKRVKESGVMDCDAAASEKIDNKPETSNKSMSRYLYILGLTVMFIYGSYSGVIGLESSINIEGGLGTTSVMIVFIVSSFSSIFLLPIIIDFLGPKFAIILGELGFVAYIASNFYPSWYTLIPAAVVHGITESGMWAGGSCYVTFLAKKQWKKETRRNEDSGRSQEALIYQYLGIYYTMLFCGDLIGSGIDAAVLLGLQDHGVSSKPTNSSIINASFFSSSTLQYSSLATTNSTWMPLFGSNVTPEIKNPLALCGSQDCQADYIYDSSEDDLEKFHPSKTSIYFLLSLFTICPLIFICLQAIFLPKASVKDDQTKDEESRTQSTKTNRVLAKMKVELKDTFRFVISPLHLFIAPFIFYNGLYYAYVITEYTRAFVSCSIGVEKLGLATGVLGAFTIFGTLIGGRVLYRLGRTKYAIVVVCWHLGTFLCSNFWQPHPNNTWVIYLLGAFLGIGQGVINNMLEGLTAHYFRGTEGIAFSVKNCIMNLGIVAGTAWSTSLCVYVKIYILIGIILFSVVCFFIAEMLFLKQKKKRASI, encoded by the exons ATGATTCGTAATATTACTTTCGCAGCAAGCAACTTTAACATGGAATGTAAAAGAGTTAAAGAAAGTGGTGTCATGGACTGCGACGCAGCAG CCTCCGAAAAAATCGATAATAAACCAGAAACCAGCAATAAATCGATGTCTCGTTATCTGTACATACTTGGGTTAACGGTGATGTTCATCTACGGTTCTTATAGCG GTGTGATCGGGTTAGAAAGCAGTATCAACATAGAAGGCGGCCTCGGCACCACCAGCGTTATGATCGTTTTCATCGTGTCTTCGTTTTCCAGCATTTTTCTTTTGCCTATCATCATTGATTTCCTGGGACCAAAGTTCGCTATTATACTTGGTGAACTTGGATTTGTTGCTTACATTGCATCCAACTTTTACCCAA GCTGGTACACCCTCATTCCTGCGGCAGTGGTACACGGTATCACAGAAAGTGGCATGTGGGCCGGTGGGTCATGCTACGTTACTTTCCTTGCGAAGAAGCAATGGAAAAAAGAAACGCGACGCAACGAAGACAGTGGCCGATCGCAAGAAGCTTTGATTTATCAATACTTGGGAATTTATTACACCATGCTTTTTTGTGGGGAC ctTATTGGAAGTGGAATAGACGCCGCAGTTTTACTCGGATTGCAGGACCATGGTGTTTCTAGCAAACCAACCAATAGCAGTATCATCAATGCAAGTTTCTTTAGTTCATCAACACTCCAATATTCTTCATTAGCAACAACCAACTCTACTTGGATGCCATTATTTGGATCAAATGTAACTCCTGAAATAAAGAACCCTTTGGCGTTATGTGGTTCGCAAGATTGCCAG GCGGACTATATCTACGACTCCAGCGAGGACGATTTGGAGAAATTCCATCCAAGTAAAACGAGCATTTACTTTCTGCTTTCCTTATTCACAATCTGCCCcttgatttttatttgtttacaagcCATATTTCTCCCAAAGGCGTCAGTTAAAGATGACCAAACAAAAGATG AAGAAAGCAGAACACAATCAACAAAGACCAATCGGGTTTTAGCAAAAATGAAAGTAGAGTTAAAGGACACGTTTCGATTCGTGATATCGCCGTTGCATCTGTTTATTGCACCTTTTATTTTCTACAATGGATTGTACTACGCGTACGTCATAACTGAATATACAAGAGCGTTTGTATCTTGTTCTATTGGAGTCGAAAAG TTGGGATTGGCAACTGGGGTTCTCGGTGCTTTTACCATATTTGGGACACTTATTGGTGGTCGTGTTCTATATCGACTTGGAAGAACGAAATATGCAATAGTGGTTGTATGTTGGCACTTAGGTACATTCTTATGTAGTAACTTTTGGCAACCACACCCCAACAATACATGGGTCATATACTTGCTTGGTGCTTTCCTTGGGATTGGACAAGGAGTTATAAACAACATGCTTGAAG GTTTGACAGCACACTATTTTCGTGGCACTGAGGGCATCGCTTTCAGTGTTAAAAACTGTATTATGAATCTAGGAATTGTAGCTGGCACAGCGTGGAGCACCAGTCTATGCGTGTATGTGaagatttacattttaattgggattattttgttttcggTAGTGTGCTTTTTCATAGcagaaatgttgtttttaaaacaaaagaaaaaacgagcttccatttaa